The nucleotide window TCCGGGGCGGACACCGCCGCTTCCGCCGCGGCTGCCGGCTCCGAACCCGCCCCCGGCGCAAGCGACTCCCCGGACGGGACCGACCTCGAGGCGTACACGACAGACCGGCGGACTCTCTCGCCGCGGGTGCGCGTCCAGTGGGGGGCCCGCGTGCTCGTTACCACCCTGGTTCTGGGGCTCGTGCTCTCGGCGGCCGCCAGCCGGTTCAACGTCGACCCGCGGCTCGGCGGCGTGGCCGCCCTTGCTCTGGGTCTGCTGGGCCTGGTCTGGGTCGCCCTCCGGTACCGGGTCTGGGCTTACGAGGTCCGGACGGACGCACTCTACCTCCAGCGCGGTGTACTCACCCACACCCGGACGCTAGCTCCCTACGTCCGCATCCAGCACGTCGACACCTCGCGGGGTCCCCTGGAGCGGGGGCTCGGGCTCTCGACACTCGTGGTCTACACCGCCGGCTCGCGTGGAGCGGACGTCTCCGTCCCCGGCCTCACGCCCGAAGAGGCGACGGACCTGCAGGACCGGCTGAAGGAGCTGGCCATCGAGGCCGAGGGCGGTGACGCGCTGTGAGGCTCTCCCCGCGCTCGGTGCCGGTGCGGGTCCTCGAGAACGGCGGGCGGGTCGTCTTCTTCGCCGCCGTCGGCATCGTCTCCAGTTCCGGAGGTGACCTCCCGCCGCTGTCCGCCGTCGCCGGCATCATCGTCCTCGCCGCCGGCCTCGTAACGGTCTGGCAGACGGCCTACGTCCAGCGGTTCAGCTACGAGGTCACCGAGGACACCTTCGACATCGCCTCCGGCGTCCTCTCCCGGCGCGAACGGGAGATCCCCTACGAACGGGTCCAGAACGTCGACATTTCGGAGAACGTCCTCCAGCGGCTGCTCGGACTCGCACAGGTCCGCATCGAGACCGCCGGCGGCAGCGGCACCGAGGCCCGGCTCCGCTACGTCAGCCGCGCGGAGGCCGGGCGGCTCCAGGAATTGCTCGGCGAACGGAAGCGCCGGGCGACCGGCGAGGCCGAGGACGGCGCCGAAGAGGGCGCCAGCCGACCCGCCATCGAGACGGAGATCCTCTTTACCCTCTCCGACCGCGAACTGGTCATCCTCGGTGTCGTCTCGGCGGACCTGCGGCTGCTCGGGCTCGCGTCGGTCGTGCTCTCGGGCTTTGCCCCGCAGGTCGCGGCCCAGCTCCAGCCGGGACCGGACCTGGTCTCGCTGGCCGGCCCGCTTCTCGCGCTGGTCGGGCTGGTCGGCCTCTGGGTCGTCAGCGCCGTCACCGCCGTGTTCCGGTACTACGGCTTCGAGCTCCGCCGCCGGGCCGACGAGCTCCGCTACGAGCGTGGCCTGCTCCAGCGCTACAGCGGCACCATCCCGGTCGACAAGATCCAGACGCTACGGCTCCGCGAGAACGTCCTGGCGCGGGCGCTTGGCTACGCCGGGCTGGTCATCGAGACGGCCGGGTACGGCCCGGGACAGGAGGGGGGTTCGCAGTCGGCGGTCCCGCTGGCGAAACGGGAGCGTGCGCTCGCGCTGGCCCGCGAGGTCGAGCCCGTCGGCGCCATCGAGTTCGACCGCCCGCCCCGGCGCGCCCGGACCCGCTACGCCGTCCGGTACGCGCTCGCCGTCGCCGGCCTGACGGCCGTGCTGTGGGCAGTCGACGCGGTCACCGGCTGGCTCCCGCTCTGGTATCTGGCCGCCGGCCTGCTCGTGGCGGTCCCGCCCGCGGCGCATCTGGCCTGGCGACACCGCGGCTACCACCTCGGCGAGGACTACTTCGTGACCCGCAACGGCTTCTGGCGCCGGGAGACCGTCGTCGTGCCCTACGACCGGGTCCAGACGGTCGCGAACAGCCAGTCGGTCTTCCAGCGCCGCCGCGACCTGGGGACGGTCCGCGTCGACACCGCGAGCAGCGGCGGCTTCTTCGGGACGGCGGCTGCCGCGGTCGACATCGACGGGGGGCTCGCCGATGAGCTGCGCGAGCGGGTCCACGGACGGTTCCGGCGGGCGATCCACCGCGCCGCCGACTGACTCCCGGGCGGGGGTCGGCGGCGAGCGCGCGCCACGTTCCCCCCGCGGGCCGTCGCAGTCTGCCCCGCCACTGCTCTCACGACCCGTCGCCCGACCCGTCACCGTCGACCACTGAGGCGAAGGCGGCGATCCCGTCGTCCGGCCCGATGACGACCGCGGCGTCGCCGACCCGGAACCGGAAGTCGGGGTCGAGGCCGGTCATCGTCTCCCCGTCGCGCTCGACGGCGACCACGGTACAGCCCGTCCGGGCGCGGATGTCCGCCGAGGCCAGCGTCTCGCCGGCCAGCAGGCCCACGTCGGTCCGGACCACCTCGATCTGCTGGCCGACCGAGATCACCTCCCCCTCGAGGATCGTCGCCGCGAGCATCCGGCCGCTGACAGTCGAGAGCGCGAGCACGTAGTCCGCCCCCGCGCGGTAGAGTTTGGCGACGTTCTCCGTCTCGTTGGCCCGCGCGACTATTTCGACGTCCACGTCCAGCTGCCGGATCACGAGCGTGGCGAAGACGGTGAGGGTGTCATCGGAGAGCGCGAGGACGACCGTGCTCGACTCGTGGACCCCCGCCCGCTCCAGCACGGTCCGCTCGGTCGCGTCGCCGACCACGTCGACGCCGGGCTTGTCCGCGACGTCGACGGCCGTACAGGGGAGTCCGGCGGCCGTCACGGCCTCCTTGACCGTCGAGCCGACCTCCCCGTAGCCACAGACGAGCACCTGTCCCTCGCGGAGCCGGCGGCGCTCGCTTCTGGTGAGGGCGTTCAGCCGCTCGAGGTCCTCGTCGCTGCCGGCCACCAGCAGGACCGTCCGACCGTCGATCACGTCGCCGGGGTCGGGCGGGCTGACGAACTCCCCCCGGAACCACGCACCGATGACGTTCACCCCGGTCCGCTCGCGGATCCCGCTTTCGGCGACGGTGACGCCGTCGAGTTCGGAGCCGGGCTGGACCGGGAGCTCCGCGACCTCGAAGTCCGTCCCGATCTCGACCGCGTCGGTGACCTCCGTCCGCGCGGCCGTGTTCACCTTCCCCGCCAGGCTCTCGCCGATCAGCGTCCGCGGGGTGAACACGTGGTCGGCGCCGGCGTACCGGTGGTAGTCGGCCATGTCGGGGTCCTCGACGAAGGTGATGATCTGTACCCCGCCGTCTTCGAGGGCCTCGTTCGCCGCCAGCGCGACCGAGGCGTTGGTCTCGTCGTCGACGTCAGCGACCAGCGCCCGCGCCTCTCCCAGCCCGGCGTTCAGGAGCGTCTCCGCGCGTTCCGGGTCACCGTGGACCACCCGGACCCCGTCCTCGACCAGGTCCTCGGCCGCGTCCCGGTCGCTCTCGACGACGACGTAGGGGACCTCCAGTCCCTCGAGTTCGTCGATGAGCCGCCGGCTGCGCTGGGTGAACGAGCAGATGACGACGTGGTCGCCGACGCCGTCCGTGGCCGTCGGGACGGTCGTCGAGAACGCGTCCCGGAGAAACGGGAACAGCAACACCGGCAACCCCAGGAAGAACAGGAAGGTGCCGGCGATGTCCATCACCATCACCAGCAGGTTCATCTGCGGGGTCGACCACGGGGAATCGGACCCGTATCCGGTCGCGGTGAACGTCTCGACGACGACCTGCAGGGAGTGGAGGAAGGTGTTCCGCTCCCCCTCGAAGTAGAACATCCCGACGTGGTACAGCACGGCAAAGCCCAGAAGCGAGCCGACGAGCAGGGCGACGTAGTAGCCGGTCCGCCGCCGCAGCCTGTTCATACCCCGTCATTGCCAAGGGCCGACAAAGGAGTTACCATGACGCTCCACGACTGCGGGGATGGTCCGGGACTGGCGCGGCGGACCGTCGCTGTTATTCCCGCCCGTCCCCTCGGGTGGACATGGTCAGCGGCGCCATCGTCGACCTGGACGGCACCGTCTACCGCGGCGACGACCTCATCCCCGGCGCGGCCGCGGGGGTCGACGCCCTCCGCGAGCACGGCTGTGGACTGTGTTTCTTCTCGAACAACCCGACGAAGGACGGGGCGGCCTACGTCGACCGGCTGCGCGAGCTGGGCGTCGACGCCCGCGAGGGCGAGGCCTGCTCGGCCGGCGTCGCCACGGCCCGCTACCTCGCCGACCACCACGCCGGGGACCCCGTGCTGCTGGTCGGCGACGAGGGACTTGCCGAGCAACTCCGGGCCGCCGACGTCCGCCTCACCGACGACCCCGCAGAGGCGAGTGTGCTGCTCGGCTCCTGGACGAACGACTTCGACTACTACGACATGATGGCCGCCATGGACGCCGTCGAGGAAGATACCGTCTTCCTGGGTTCGGACCCGGACCGGGCGATCCCCTACGACGACGGCCGGCTCATCCCCGGGTCGGGCGCCATCGTCGGCGCGCTCGCGCGGACGGTCGGCCGCGAGCCCGACCGGATCCTCGGCAAACCCTCCGACGTCGCGCGGGACCTGGCGCTGGACCGGCTTGGGCTCTCCGCCGCCGACGCCGCGGACTGCCTGGTCGTCGGCGACCGGCTGGACACGGACCTGTTGCTCGGCGAGC belongs to Salinirussus salinus and includes:
- a CDS encoding PH domain-containing protein, which produces MRVQWGARVLVTTLVLGLVLSAAASRFNVDPRLGGVAALALGLLGLVWVALRYRVWAYEVRTDALYLQRGVLTHTRTLAPYVRIQHVDTSRGPLERGLGLSTLVVYTAGSRGADVSVPGLTPEEATDLQDRLKELAIEAEGGDAL
- a CDS encoding PH domain-containing protein is translated as MRLSPRSVPVRVLENGGRVVFFAAVGIVSSSGGDLPPLSAVAGIIVLAAGLVTVWQTAYVQRFSYEVTEDTFDIASGVLSRREREIPYERVQNVDISENVLQRLLGLAQVRIETAGGSGTEARLRYVSRAEAGRLQELLGERKRRATGEAEDGAEEGASRPAIETEILFTLSDRELVILGVVSADLRLLGLASVVLSGFAPQVAAQLQPGPDLVSLAGPLLALVGLVGLWVVSAVTAVFRYYGFELRRRADELRYERGLLQRYSGTIPVDKIQTLRLRENVLARALGYAGLVIETAGYGPGQEGGSQSAVPLAKRERALALAREVEPVGAIEFDRPPRRARTRYAVRYALAVAGLTAVLWAVDAVTGWLPLWYLAAGLLVAVPPAAHLAWRHRGYHLGEDYFVTRNGFWRRETVVVPYDRVQTVANSQSVFQRRRDLGTVRVDTASSGGFFGTAAAAVDIDGGLADELRERVHGRFRRAIHRAAD
- a CDS encoding potassium channel family protein, translated to MNRLRRRTGYYVALLVGSLLGFAVLYHVGMFYFEGERNTFLHSLQVVVETFTATGYGSDSPWSTPQMNLLVMVMDIAGTFLFFLGLPVLLFPFLRDAFSTTVPTATDGVGDHVVICSFTQRSRRLIDELEGLEVPYVVVESDRDAAEDLVEDGVRVVHGDPERAETLLNAGLGEARALVADVDDETNASVALAANEALEDGGVQIITFVEDPDMADYHRYAGADHVFTPRTLIGESLAGKVNTAARTEVTDAVEIGTDFEVAELPVQPGSELDGVTVAESGIRERTGVNVIGAWFRGEFVSPPDPGDVIDGRTVLLVAGSDEDLERLNALTRSERRRLREGQVLVCGYGEVGSTVKEAVTAAGLPCTAVDVADKPGVDVVGDATERTVLERAGVHESSTVVLALSDDTLTVFATLVIRQLDVDVEIVARANETENVAKLYRAGADYVLALSTVSGRMLAATILEGEVISVGQQIEVVRTDVGLLAGETLASADIRARTGCTVVAVERDGETMTGLDPDFRFRVGDAAVVIGPDDGIAAFASVVDGDGSGDGS
- a CDS encoding HAD-IIA family hydrolase, with amino-acid sequence MVSGAIVDLDGTVYRGDDLIPGAAAGVDALREHGCGLCFFSNNPTKDGAAYVDRLRELGVDAREGEACSAGVATARYLADHHAGDPVLLVGDEGLAEQLRAADVRLTDDPAEASVLLGSWTNDFDYYDMMAAMDAVEEDTVFLGSDPDRAIPYDDGRLIPGSGAIVGALARTVGREPDRILGKPSDVARDLALDRLGLSAADAADCLVVGDRLDTDLLLGERAGMTTVLVLSGVTDRADLADSDVEPDYVLENLGEIGTLLRDE